Sequence from the Ereboglobus luteus genome:
ACTGCGCGCCACCCGCAGCAAGATGATCGGCAACGGCAAGGAAATCTGGAAACGCCCGCGCCCCTACCAGCGCAGCAAGGAAGTTGTCATCTGTGTGAAAAAACCGAAAGACCTCTCCTATCCCAGCGGACACTCCGCGACCGGCGCGTTCAGGGGCGCGCTCTATTCCGCCGCATTTCCCGAATACAAACCGATTTTTGACGCCCAAGTCCGCGAAACCATGTGGTGCCGCGTGCTCGGCGGCGTGCATTATCCGACCGATGTCATGGCGGGCCGCGACCTCGGCATACGCACAGCCGAGGCCATGCTCAAGAACCCCGACACACAGGCGGCGATCAAGGAAATCCGCGACGAAATCACCGCCTACATGAAAAAGCACCCCGAGGTCGAGGCCCACGCCAAACAGCGCCTCGCCGAGGTCACGGCGAAGCCGGTTTCCCGCCGCGGCAAAACGTCGAAAGACCAGCTCAAGATCATTGCAACCCTCGTCGCCAAGGAATCGCACAAGAGCGCGGTCCGCAACGCCCTCACCGCCGTGGTTGACGGCACCCGAAAGGAGCCCGGCAACATCTCCTACGCCCTCCATCAGGACACCGTCAACCCGCTCAAATACACCATCATTGAAGTCTGGAAAAACCAGGAGGCCATCGATCTTCACAACAAATCCGCGCACTTCCTCGCCTTCGCCGAGACAATCAAGGACAAGGTCGACTCCCTCTCTATAGATATCATTCGCGAGATCTACTAGGAAACCGCCCGCTGGCGTTGCGCCACTTCCATAACGCCGTCACGATTTCTCCGAATCCGCCTCGTCATTCGACTCCAGCGAGGCGGTTCGTTTGCGCTTCCTCACGGCCTCGCGCAGCACGAACTCGATTTGTCCGTTGACGCTGCGCAACTCCTGCCCGGCCCACGCCTCCAGCTCGACCCAGAGTTTTGGGTCCACGCGCAGTAAAAAAGTTTTTCGTTCGGGAGCAGCCATCGCGCTAATTCTGTCGCCGCACACCCGTGCGTTTGCAAACCTCCTCTATAAAATAATCCGTGTCTCTTGGCGAAACGACCACGCAGCGCGTCCCCCAGCGCAGCACGACGGAGCGGTCCGTGTCCGTCACGTAGGCGCGAAACTTCCCCGCGCGCTTGCCGCGAAACCAACCGTGAAACGCGCCCCATCCGCCGTTGCCGAACGAGCGCATGACGCCCTTGAACACATCGGCGTCCGGTTCAATCGAGCGCAACCCCGCCAAGTCGTAACGCGCGCTCCAAAATGTCATCTTAATCGAAAGCTGTTGCCCGGAAATTTCCAGGCTGGTGATTCGCGAGCAAAACCACGCCACAATCATGATGCCGGCAACGGCCGCCAACATTGCCAATGCAAGCGCCCCCCCGCCGTCCGGCGTTTTCGGGACAAACAAAACGACATCCAAAATCGTCACGCACAGAATAATCGCCAGCACGACCCACGTTATCAGCATTATCCTGCCCGCGCGCGGCGCCGGCAAGAACTCCGCGTCCTCGTATTTTTCCGCCGCGCCCAATGCCGGGTCGTTCGCATTCATGGTGCCGTCCCTTGTATTCGATTTATGAATACAGTGTTCCCGTGTTCACCACCGGGTGCACCTCGCTCTCGCCGCAGAGCACGACGAGCAGGTTGCTCACCATGGCGGCCTTGCGCTCGTCGTCGAGCGCCACGACGTTTTTCTCAGACAAATCCTTGAGCGCCATCTCGACCATGCTCACCGCGCCATGCACGATCTTCTGCCGCGCCGCGATCACCGCCTCCGCCTGCTGGCGGCGCAGCATCGCCTGCGCGATCTCCGGCGCGTAAGCCAGGTGCGTGAGCCGCGCCTCCTCGACAACCACGCCCGCACGCGCAAGCCGCTCCTGCAATTCGCGCTGCAACTCCGCCGCGATCTCGTCCGCCGACGTGCGCAATGTCGGCTCGCCCTCGCCGCCGTCGTCATACGCATACGCGCTCGCCAGGTGCCGCACCGACGATTCGCTCTGCACCGTCACATAACGCGCAAAATTATCCACGTCGAACAACGCCTGCGCCGTGTCCTCCACGCGCCACACCACCACGGCCGCGATCTCGATGGGATTGCCGCGCTTGTCGTTCACCTTGAGCCGCTCGCCGTTGAGATTTCGCGCGCGCAACGACACGCGCAGCTTCTTCAGCAGCGGATTCGCCCAGTGAAAACCGCTCGTGCGCACCGTCCCTCGATACGAGCCGAACAGCACCAGCGCCGCGGCCTCGTTCGGCTGCAATGTGAAAAAACCCGAGCTCACAAACACCGCCAGAGCGATGCACACGACACCCGCCAGCAAAAACACCGGTGCACGGCCAAAACACAGCGCGACACCAAGCCCGAACATCACGATGGCCACCGCCACCATCAGCCAGCCCGATTGCGCTGAAACACGTTTTTCGCGATTAACAGAAACCACCTTTTCCAAGTTTTTAGATGTGCTCATGGGATACTTTTTTCGAAATCGAAGTGATATCATATAGATTTCAGAAAAACTTCAATCATATTTTCCCCAAAAACATCTGTTCGCACCCTCATTCTGCGCCAAATCGTCCCCGCCGCGCGCACTTCTGACGCACGGCGGCACACACCAAATCAACGCCCCCCTCGAAGCCCCGCCCATTTGCATTGGCACGCATTATGCGTTAACATCCGCATTATGGATTTTCAAAAACTCACCGCAATGTCGCGCCAGGCGGTCACTGACGCGCAAAACGAAGCCCGCAACCGCAGCCACAACGAAGTCGACGCGTGGCACCTCCTTTACGCCCTGCTCCGGCAGGAAAACGGCCTTGTGCCCGCCCTCGTCGAAAAACTCGGCCTCACCACCAGCGCCCTCACGCTCGCCGCCGAGCGCGAGCTCGACCGCCTCCCGCGCGTCACCGGCAACATCGACGTCTCCAAAATCTACATCACCCAGGCCGTCAACGAAGTCTTCATCGCCGCCGAAAAGGAGGCGAAAAAACTCAAGGACGAATACATCAGCGTCGAACACCTCTTCCTCGGCCTCATCGAAGTCGGCAAGCCGCCCGCGCTCGCGAAATATTTCAAGTCCTTCGGACTCGACCGCGACACCGTCCTGAAAACACTCCGCGACATTCGCGGCAACCAGCGCGTCACCACCGACAACCCCGAGTCCACCTACCAGGCGCTCGAAAAATACGGCGTCGACCTCGTCGCACAGGCCCGCAAGGGAAAAATGGATCCCGTCATCGGTCGCGACGACGAAATCCGCCGCACCATCCGCATCCTCTCGCGCAAAACCAAAAACAACCCCGTGCTTATCGGCGAACCCGGCGTCGGCAAAACCGCCATCGTCGAAGGCCTCGCGCAACGCATCGTGCGAGGCGACGTCCCCGAGGGACTCAAGGACAAAACTC
This genomic interval carries:
- a CDS encoding PH domain-containing protein, with amino-acid sequence MNANDPALGAAEKYEDAEFLPAPRAGRIMLITWVVLAIILCVTILDVVLFVPKTPDGGGALALAMLAAVAGIMIVAWFCSRITSLEISGQQLSIKMTFWSARYDLAGLRSIEPDADVFKGVMRSFGNGGWGAFHGWFRGKRAGKFRAYVTDTDRSVVLRWGTRCVVVSPRDTDYFIEEVCKRTGVRRQN
- a CDS encoding antibiotic biosynthesis monooxygenase, whose translation is MKKHPFPILLLLIALTPWLSGQSGETGKKNYYTGTAEDLLSLVPPPPADDSPAGMADLETILQLQRDRTPEQIARAKRIDSHSSTQMGAVAFGPSFTKENFPRTTALMQELRATRSKMIGNGKEIWKRPRPYQRSKEVVICVKKPKDLSYPSGHSATGAFRGALYSAAFPEYKPIFDAQVRETMWCRVLGGVHYPTDVMAGRDLGIRTAEAMLKNPDTQAAIKEIRDEITAYMKKHPEVEAHAKQRLAEVTAKPVSRRGKTSKDQLKIIATLVAKESHKSAVRNALTAVVDGTRKEPGNISYALHQDTVNPLKYTIIEVWKNQEAIDLHNKSAHFLAFAETIKDKVDSLSIDIIREIY
- a CDS encoding SPFH domain-containing protein; the encoded protein is MSTSKNLEKVVSVNREKRVSAQSGWLMVAVAIVMFGLGVALCFGRAPVFLLAGVVCIALAVFVSSGFFTLQPNEAAALVLFGSYRGTVRTSGFHWANPLLKKLRVSLRARNLNGERLKVNDKRGNPIEIAAVVVWRVEDTAQALFDVDNFARYVTVQSESSVRHLASAYAYDDGGEGEPTLRTSADEIAAELQRELQERLARAGVVVEEARLTHLAYAPEIAQAMLRRQQAEAVIAARQKIVHGAVSMVEMALKDLSEKNVVALDDERKAAMVSNLLVVLCGESEVHPVVNTGTLYS